A region of Streptomyces sp. TG1A-60 DNA encodes the following proteins:
- the tpiA gene encoding triose-phosphate isomerase, which yields MTVSDKGRLPLMAGNWKMNLNHLEAIAHVQKLAFALADKDYEACEVAVLPPFTDLRSVQTLVDGDKLKIKYGAQDVSAHDSGAYTGEISGPMLAKLKCTFVAIGHSERRQYHDETDEIVNAKVKAAYKHGLTPILCVGEELEVREAGNHVSHTLAQVEGGLKDVPAEHAETIVIAYEPVWAIGTGKVCGAEDAQEVCAAVRGKLAELYSQETADQIRIQYGGSVKAGNVAEIMAQADIDGALVGGASLDADEFVKIVRFRDQ from the coding sequence ATGACTGTTTCCGACAAGGGCCGCCTGCCCCTGATGGCGGGCAACTGGAAGATGAACCTCAACCACCTCGAGGCCATCGCGCACGTCCAGAAGCTCGCCTTCGCCCTCGCCGACAAGGACTACGAGGCCTGCGAGGTCGCGGTCCTGCCGCCCTTCACCGACCTGCGCTCGGTCCAGACCCTGGTCGACGGCGACAAGCTCAAGATCAAGTACGGCGCCCAGGACGTCTCGGCCCACGACTCCGGCGCCTACACCGGCGAGATCTCCGGCCCGATGCTGGCCAAGCTCAAGTGCACCTTCGTCGCGATCGGCCACTCCGAGCGCCGCCAGTACCACGACGAGACCGACGAGATCGTCAACGCCAAGGTCAAGGCCGCCTACAAGCACGGCCTCACCCCCATTCTGTGCGTCGGTGAGGAGCTGGAGGTCCGCGAGGCGGGCAACCACGTCTCCCACACGCTCGCCCAGGTCGAGGGCGGCCTCAAGGACGTCCCCGCCGAGCACGCCGAGACGATCGTGATCGCCTACGAGCCCGTCTGGGCCATCGGCACCGGCAAGGTCTGCGGCGCCGAGGACGCGCAGGAGGTCTGCGCGGCCGTCCGCGGCAAGCTCGCCGAGCTGTACTCCCAGGAGACCGCCGACCAGATCCGCATCCAGTACGGCGGCTCCGTCAAGGCGGGCAACGTCGCCGAGATCATGGCGCAGGCCGACATCGACGGCGCCCTCGTCGGCGGTGCCTCCCTGGACGCCGACGAGTTCGTCAAGATCGTGCGCTTCCGCGACCAGTGA
- the secG gene encoding preprotein translocase subunit SecG, with amino-acid sequence MGFSIALIVFSGLLMLLVLMHKGKGGGLSDMFGGGMQSSVGGSSVAERNLDRITVVVALLWFACIVVLGILMKVNN; translated from the coding sequence ATGGGGTTCTCGATCGCCCTGATCGTCTTCAGCGGGTTGCTGATGCTGCTGGTGCTGATGCACAAGGGCAAGGGCGGCGGCCTCTCCGACATGTTCGGTGGCGGCATGCAGTCGTCCGTCGGCGGCTCCTCGGTCGCCGAGCGCAACCTCGACCGGATCACCGTCGTGGTCGCTCTGTTGTGGTTCGCGTGCATTGTCGTACTCGGCATCCTGATGAAGGTCAACAACTGA
- a CDS encoding RNA polymerase-binding protein RbpA, giving the protein MASGNAIRGSRVGAGPMGEAERGESAPRLRISFWCSNGHETQPSFASDAQVPDAWDCPRCGFPAGQDRDNPPDPPRTEPYKTHLAYVRERRSDADGEAILAEALAKLRGEI; this is encoded by the coding sequence GTGGCAAGTGGCAACGCGATCCGAGGAAGCCGGGTCGGGGCGGGGCCGATGGGCGAAGCCGAGCGCGGCGAGTCCGCACCCCGGCTGCGCATCTCCTTCTGGTGCTCCAACGGACACGAGACCCAGCCGAGCTTCGCCAGCGACGCACAGGTCCCCGACGCCTGGGACTGCCCGCGCTGCGGCTTCCCCGCCGGACAGGACCGGGACAACCCACCGGACCCACCGCGCACCGAGCCCTACAAGACGCACCTCGCCTATGTGCGGGAGCGGCGCAGCGACGCGGACGGCGAGGCGATCCTCGCCGAGGCGCTCGCCAAACTGCGGGGCGAGATCTAG